One Chitinophagales bacterium genomic window carries:
- the clpX gene encoding ATP-dependent Clp protease ATP-binding subunit ClpX, with translation MSRERGFKCSFCGRSKEETSILIAGIEGHICENCIAQAQQIMDEELYQQNKRFFFNLPKTVKPKDIFKFLSDYVIGQDEAKKVLSVAVYNHYKRLNQRSEDDVEIEKSNIILVGETGTGKTLLARTIARFLNVPFAIVDATVFTEAGYVGEDVESILTRLLQICNYDARLAEKGIVYIDEIDKIARKGDNPSITRDVSGEGVQQALLKLLEGSEVFVPPQGGRKHPEQKMIKVNTRNILFICGGAFDGIDRIIQHRLQTRAIGFKTDQKEKLEQENLLQYISPRDLKSYGLIPELIGRLPVLAYLNPLDKKALRAILTEPRNALIKQYQKLMQLEGIELVFEEEALDYIVDMAFEFKLGARGLRAICETIMTDAMFELPSRKEASKFVVTVEFCLEKMSREKINRLKVA, from the coding sequence ATGAGCAGAGAAAGAGGTTTTAAATGTTCGTTTTGCGGACGTAGTAAGGAAGAAACAAGTATTCTGATAGCGGGAATAGAAGGCCATATCTGCGAAAACTGTATCGCTCAAGCACAGCAGATCATGGACGAAGAGCTGTACCAGCAAAACAAAAGATTTTTCTTTAACCTGCCGAAAACCGTTAAACCCAAAGACATTTTTAAGTTTCTGAGCGATTACGTTATCGGCCAGGATGAGGCCAAAAAAGTTTTATCTGTGGCTGTGTATAATCATTATAAGCGACTAAATCAACGGAGCGAAGATGATGTGGAGATAGAAAAATCCAATATCATCCTGGTGGGAGAAACCGGTACAGGTAAAACTCTTCTGGCGCGAACCATAGCCCGTTTTCTGAACGTGCCTTTTGCAATCGTAGACGCAACGGTCTTTACCGAAGCCGGCTATGTGGGAGAAGACGTGGAAAGTATTCTTACCCGGTTGCTCCAGATCTGCAACTATGATGCAAGGCTGGCAGAAAAAGGCATAGTATACATTGATGAGATAGACAAGATTGCCCGCAAGGGAGATAATCCTTCCATCACACGTGATGTGTCGGGTGAGGGAGTGCAGCAGGCTTTACTGAAACTGCTGGAGGGGTCTGAGGTATTCGTTCCGCCCCAGGGAGGACGTAAACACCCCGAGCAGAAAATGATCAAAGTAAATACCCGCAACATTTTATTTATCTGCGGTGGCGCTTTTGATGGAATAGATCGCATTATTCAGCATCGCCTGCAAACGCGGGCCATCGGGTTTAAAACAGATCAGAAAGAGAAACTGGAACAGGAAAATCTGCTGCAGTACATAAGTCCCAGAGACCTGAAGTCTTACGGCCTTATTCCGGAGTTGATTGGGAGGTTACCGGTGCTTGCTTATCTGAACCCGTTGGATAAAAAAGCTTTGCGCGCCATCCTTACAGAGCCCAGGAATGCTTTGATTAAGCAATATCAGAAACTTATGCAATTAGAGGGCATTGAACTGGTATTTGAGGAGGAGGCTCTGGATTATATTGTGGACATGGCTTTCGAATTTAAGCTGGGGGCGCGGGGATTGCGTGCCATTTGTGAAACCATTATGACAGATGCCATGTTTGAACTGCCTTCCCGCAAGGAGGCCAGCAAGTTTGTGGTTACCGTTGAGTTCTGTCTGGAAAAAATGAGCAGGGAAAAAATTAATCGGCTCAAGGTCGCTTGA
- the cysS gene encoding cysteine--tRNA ligase, producing MPSELHIYNTLTRRKDKFQPLNPPYVGMYVCGPTVYNDVHLGNCRTFISFDMIYRYLMHLGYKVRYVRNITDAGHLEGDRDEGEDKFSKKAKLEQLEPMEVVQKYTLSFHHVMSLFNTLPPSIEPTATGHICEQIEMTKKILDAGYAYEVNGTVYFDVEKYSKHYNYGELSNRKPEQLLEGTRELGGQDEKRGRLDFALWIKAKPEHLMRWPSPWGWGFPGWHIECSAMSTKYLGNTFDIHGGGMDLIPTHHTNEIAQSRACYHSEPVKYWIHTNMLTVNGVRMSKSAGNGFLPMELFTGNHPLLDRGYSPMTVRFFMMQTHYRSTLDFSNEALQAAEKGFRKLMFTLSNLKKLQYPESQENKHPQLDAEINQLCDRCKQYMDDDFNTAMTLANLFEMASRINAFFDRKLPLNSISKETFERLAQTYQTYILDVLGLKDEPPDMEKLLHGLMELIIKLRKQARDKKDFSTADHIRDELARLHIQLLDSREGTSWIIKND from the coding sequence ATGCCAAGCGAGTTACATATATACAATACCCTTACCCGCAGGAAGGATAAATTTCAGCCGTTGAATCCTCCTTATGTGGGTATGTATGTATGCGGGCCTACCGTTTATAACGATGTGCATCTGGGAAATTGCCGCACCTTTATTTCTTTTGATATGATATATCGTTATCTGATGCATTTGGGATATAAGGTGCGTTATGTGCGCAATATCACCGATGCCGGACATCTGGAAGGTGACAGAGATGAGGGCGAGGATAAATTCAGCAAAAAAGCCAAACTGGAGCAACTGGAGCCTATGGAGGTGGTGCAGAAGTATACGCTCAGCTTTCATCATGTGATGAGTCTTTTTAATACACTCCCGCCAAGTATTGAACCTACCGCTACCGGCCATATTTGTGAACAGATTGAAATGACTAAAAAAATACTGGATGCCGGCTATGCCTATGAGGTAAACGGAACGGTTTATTTTGATGTGGAGAAATACAGTAAGCATTATAATTACGGAGAATTGTCAAACAGGAAACCGGAACAACTCCTGGAAGGCACCCGTGAGCTTGGTGGACAGGATGAAAAAAGAGGGCGTCTGGATTTTGCCCTCTGGATAAAAGCTAAACCCGAGCATCTCATGCGCTGGCCCTCGCCCTGGGGGTGGGGTTTCCCGGGTTGGCATATTGAATGCTCAGCTATGAGTACCAAATATCTGGGTAATACCTTTGACATTCACGGGGGCGGCATGGATCTCATACCTACCCACCATACCAATGAAATTGCCCAGTCACGGGCTTGCTATCATTCCGAGCCGGTGAAATATTGGATTCATACCAATATGCTTACAGTAAATGGGGTGCGCATGTCAAAAAGTGCGGGCAACGGTTTCCTGCCCATGGAGCTTTTTACCGGTAATCATCCCTTGCTGGACCGGGGCTACTCACCAATGACGGTGAGATTTTTTATGATGCAAACGCATTACCGCAGCACCCTTGACTTTTCCAATGAAGCCCTGCAGGCGGCAGAAAAAGGCTTTCGCAAGCTGATGTTCACCCTTTCCAACCTGAAAAAGTTACAGTATCCGGAAAGTCAAGAAAATAAGCATCCGCAGCTGGATGCCGAAATCAACCAGCTTTGCGACCGCTGCAAGCAATACATGGATGATGACTTTAATACCGCCATGACTCTGGCCAACCTTTTTGAAATGGCTTCCAGGATAAATGCATTCTTTGACCGGAAGCTGCCGCTGAACAGTATCTCCAAAGAAACCTTTGAAAGACTTGCTCAAACCTATCAAACCTATATTCTGGATGTACTTGGATTGAAGGATGAGCCACCTGATATGGAAAAGCTGCTGCATGGATTGATGGAATTAATCATTAAACTTCGCAAGCAGGCCAGAGATAAAAAGGATTTCAGCACTGCAGACCATATCCGCGATGAGCTGGCCCGGCTGCACATACAGTTGCTTGACAGCAGGGAAGGAACTTCATGGATAATTAAAAACGACTAA
- the gldL gene encoding gliding motility protein GldL, whose protein sequence is MAVKQDKRKASGYKLDPLNMAYGIGAAVVIFGLLAKFLHWRYANEFLFIGLATEALVFFISAFEPRKVEKDYKWEKLFPQLVKEEESPIERLEQLVEQANLDPVVIEKLTHSIELLEQNITKMTEVSNMAQFAEHIERMKQASETFEDEVIRLNKSIAEMNAYYEKMLEVFGHNSKK, encoded by the coding sequence ATGGCTGTAAAACAAGATAAAAGGAAAGCGTCCGGATACAAGCTTGATCCGCTGAATATGGCTTACGGAATAGGGGCCGCAGTGGTAATATTTGGGCTGCTTGCGAAGTTTTTGCACTGGCGCTATGCCAACGAATTTTTGTTTATCGGGCTGGCAACCGAAGCCCTTGTTTTCTTCATATCCGCTTTTGAGCCCCGCAAGGTGGAGAAAGACTATAAGTGGGAAAAACTTTTTCCCCAGCTGGTGAAAGAAGAAGAATCTCCCATTGAGCGGCTGGAGCAGCTTGTAGAGCAGGCAAACCTGGATCCTGTAGTGATTGAAAAGCTCACCCATAGCATTGAGCTCCTGGAGCAGAATATTACCAAGATGACTGAAGTGTCCAACATGGCACAGTTTGCCGAACATATTGAAAGAATGAAACAGGCCTCAGAAACCTTTGAAGACGAAGTCATCCGGCTAAACAAGAGTATCGCTGAAATGAATGCCTATTATGAGAAAATGCTTGAGGTATTTGGCCATAATAGTAAAAAATAA
- a CDS encoding glutamine cyclotransferase: MRIQLIVVFFTVMLCGCMDKCRQPVKTEQPPQYVLVNTPDFNADSAYFYLARQVAFGPRVPNTPAHIACGNWLDSMLRSFADTVYLQTGQVKAFDGTLLHFKNIIAAFNPQNPHRVLLAAHWDTRPFADQDPDVSKRNQPIDGANDGASGVAVLLEIARQLKKQPVQVGVDIILFDVEDYGQPENSNYPYMPDSYCLGSQYWAKNPHVPGYRARFGILLDMVGAKGSVFPMEQYSLRFAPSLVRRVWNNAALLGYSSYFSFTKSSQPVIDDHYYINTMASIPTINIIYLENGQQHAFGSFWHTHRDNMDIIDKEVLRAVGQTVLQTVYQEDAGSA, encoded by the coding sequence ATGCGCATTCAGCTCATCGTTGTTTTTTTTACTGTAATGCTCTGTGGCTGCATGGATAAATGCCGGCAACCGGTGAAGACCGAACAGCCTCCACAGTATGTGCTGGTGAATACCCCGGATTTCAATGCCGATTCAGCCTACTTTTACCTTGCCCGTCAGGTAGCCTTCGGCCCCAGGGTGCCCAACACTCCAGCACATATTGCCTGCGGCAACTGGCTGGATAGTATGTTGCGTAGCTTTGCTGATACTGTGTATCTGCAAACCGGCCAGGTGAAGGCTTTTGATGGCACTCTGCTGCATTTTAAAAACATCATCGCAGCTTTTAATCCCCAAAATCCGCATCGCGTTTTACTGGCTGCCCACTGGGACACCCGTCCTTTTGCCGATCAGGACCCGGACGTGTCCAAACGCAATCAACCTATTGATGGCGCTAATGATGGCGCCAGCGGAGTTGCCGTTTTGCTGGAAATAGCCCGGCAACTGAAAAAACAGCCGGTTCAGGTGGGCGTGGATATTATTCTTTTTGACGTAGAAGACTACGGCCAGCCGGAAAATTCCAACTATCCGTACATGCCGGATTCTTATTGCCTCGGCTCTCAATACTGGGCAAAAAATCCTCACGTGCCAGGTTATCGGGCACGCTTCGGCATTTTGCTGGACATGGTAGGCGCAAAAGGAAGTGTCTTCCCGATGGAGCAGTACTCCCTGCGGTTTGCTCCATCGTTGGTCAGACGTGTGTGGAATAATGCCGCTCTGCTGGGATATTCATCTTACTTTTCTTTTACAAAAAGCTCCCAGCCGGTCATTGATGATCATTATTACATCAATACTATGGCATCCATACCCACCATTAACATTATTTACCTTGAAAACGGTCAGCAGCATGCTTTCGGCAGCTTCTGGCATACCCACCGCGATAATATGGATATCATTGATAAAGAAGTACTGAGAGCGGTCGGGCAAACGGTTTTGCAAACCGTTTATCAGGAAGATGCCGGTTCGGCATAG
- the trmB gene encoding tRNA (guanine-N(7)-)-methyltransferase encodes MPQQIPCAFINPVSAMSKSKMVKFAELKTFPNVLRNTDFKNPILVDYRQQPRNLRGVWSREFFQNPHPIVLELACGKGDYTLALARLYPNKNIIGIDLKGNRLWSGAKKALQLQLHNAAFIRSRIELLPHFFGENEVSEIWITFPDPYPKASKANKRLTSEFFIEKYRAFCKKGALVHLKTDDPDLFEFSVRVASRLGTVEQVMENVYATEQVPEVLRIQTYYERMHLQQGRTIRYLRFAL; translated from the coding sequence ATGCCGCAACAGATTCCTTGTGCCTTCATCAATCCTGTTAGCGCTATGTCAAAATCCAAAATGGTGAAGTTTGCCGAACTGAAAACTTTTCCTAATGTGCTGCGGAATACGGATTTCAAAAATCCGATCCTTGTGGATTACCGGCAACAGCCCCGTAACCTCCGTGGTGTCTGGAGCAGAGAGTTTTTCCAAAACCCGCACCCCATAGTTCTTGAGCTTGCCTGCGGCAAAGGAGATTATACGCTTGCTCTGGCCCGCCTTTACCCGAATAAAAATATAATCGGCATTGACCTTAAAGGTAATCGCCTGTGGAGCGGTGCTAAAAAAGCTCTGCAATTGCAGCTTCATAATGCTGCCTTCATCCGTTCCAGAATTGAGCTGCTTCCGCATTTCTTCGGGGAAAATGAAGTATCTGAAATATGGATCACCTTTCCTGACCCGTATCCAAAAGCATCAAAGGCAAATAAGCGCCTTACCTCCGAGTTTTTTATTGAGAAATATCGGGCTTTTTGCAAGAAAGGCGCTCTAGTCCACCTGAAAACAGATGATCCGGATTTGTTTGAATTTTCGGTGCGGGTAGCAAGCCGGTTGGGCACCGTTGAACAGGTTATGGAAAATGTGTATGCAACAGAACAGGTGCCCGAAGTTTTGCGCATTCAAACATATTATGAGAGGATGCACCTTCAACAGGGACGAACCATACGCTACCTGCGGTTTGCGCTCTAA
- the sglT gene encoding sodium/glucose cotransporter, with protein MQLSSFDWGIIATFFALSLAIGLLAAGKAGKSSSNFFLAGRNMPWWLLGVSMVATTFSADTPNLVTDIVRKNGVAGNWVWWAFLLTGMLTVFVYARLWRRSGVLTDIEFYELRYGGRSAAFLRGFRALYLGVFFNIMIMASVSLAAIKIGGVMLGLSPLQTILLAGIVTVIYSSLGGLTGVLITDFFQFVIAMVGSVWAAKVAVGLPEINGLENLFTHTEVSRLLGLLPDFSDTGTLIPLLIIPLAVQWWSVWYPGAEPGGGGYIAQRMLSAKNENHAMGATLLFNIAHYALRPWPWIIVALCSVVVFPTLDSIRQAFPKIPPNIINDDLAYPAMLTFLPAGLVGLVIASLIAAYMSTISTHLNWGSSYVVNDFYKRFVKPQASEKELVNVGRITTVALMIFAGIFALLLENALQAFNIMLQIGAGTGLIFILRWFWWRVNAWTEISGMAISFAVAVYFQFVHAHLGFEPLAGHWQLVMGVGITTVGWLLVTFLTPPERMETLRKFYKLVRPASVGWQPIFRTSGGTEVSENKGRLPLEILGMFVGCLTVYSALFSTGFWIYGNVLCGAVTSLVATAGTISLFFLWNKLSRNNE; from the coding sequence GAAATATGCCATGGTGGCTGCTGGGCGTATCCATGGTGGCCACCACCTTTTCGGCTGATACGCCTAACCTGGTAACTGACATTGTTCGGAAAAACGGAGTGGCGGGCAACTGGGTATGGTGGGCGTTTTTATTGACCGGCATGTTAACCGTATTCGTTTATGCACGTTTGTGGCGAAGGTCAGGTGTGCTCACCGACATTGAGTTTTATGAATTAAGATATGGAGGCAGGAGCGCAGCTTTCCTGCGTGGTTTCCGCGCCCTGTACTTAGGAGTGTTCTTTAACATCATGATCATGGCGTCCGTTTCGCTTGCCGCGATCAAAATTGGCGGTGTGATGCTTGGTCTTTCTCCGTTGCAAACCATCCTCCTGGCAGGTATCGTAACGGTGATTTACAGTTCCCTTGGCGGGCTTACCGGTGTACTGATCACCGACTTTTTCCAATTCGTTATCGCCATGGTTGGCTCGGTATGGGCAGCAAAGGTGGCGGTGGGACTGCCGGAAATAAATGGCCTTGAGAATTTGTTCACCCATACCGAAGTAAGCAGGCTTCTTGGCCTGCTGCCCGACTTCAGCGACACCGGAACGTTAATCCCGCTGCTCATCATTCCGTTGGCCGTACAATGGTGGAGCGTATGGTATCCGGGAGCAGAGCCGGGCGGAGGGGGATATATAGCCCAGCGGATGCTTTCAGCGAAAAATGAAAATCATGCCATGGGGGCAACCCTGTTGTTCAATATCGCTCATTACGCCCTGCGCCCCTGGCCCTGGATTATCGTTGCCCTGTGCTCGGTTGTCGTTTTTCCCACTTTGGATTCTATCCGGCAGGCGTTTCCTAAAATCCCGCCAAACATCATCAATGATGACCTGGCCTATCCTGCAATGCTTACCTTTCTTCCGGCTGGCTTAGTGGGTCTGGTTATCGCCTCTTTGATTGCCGCCTATATGTCCACGATTTCTACACATCTGAACTGGGGCTCTTCATATGTGGTGAATGATTTTTACAAAAGATTTGTGAAACCGCAGGCATCGGAGAAAGAACTGGTGAATGTTGGCAGAATAACGACTGTGGCGCTTATGATCTTTGCCGGAATATTTGCCTTGCTGCTGGAAAACGCCTTGCAGGCTTTTAATATCATGCTGCAAATTGGGGCCGGCACCGGACTCATTTTTATTTTGCGCTGGTTCTGGTGGCGCGTCAATGCGTGGACAGAGATCAGCGGGATGGCCATATCCTTTGCTGTTGCCGTGTATTTTCAGTTTGTTCATGCGCATCTTGGCTTTGAACCACTGGCCGGGCATTGGCAATTAGTGATGGGAGTAGGCATCACCACCGTTGGCTGGCTGCTCGTTACTTTTCTCACCCCACCGGAACGCATGGAAACGCTTCGGAAATTCTACAAGCTCGTCCGTCCGGCAAGTGTTGGCTGGCAACCGATTTTCAGAACATCGGGCGGCACTGAAGTTTCAGAAAATAAAGGCCGGCTACCCCTGGAAATACTGGGGATGTTTGTCGGATGCCTTACAGTTTACTCCGCTCTGTTTTCCACAGGATTCTGGATTTACGGAAATGTGTTGTGCGGAGCCGTTACCTCTCTGGTGGCTACTGCTGGAACAATCAGCTTGTTCTTTCTATGGAATAAACTAAGCCGCAATAACGAGTGA
- the gldM gene encoding gliding motility protein GldM, protein MRSTNPLRQKLINLLYLVLIGMIVLNLPVEFIEAFTDLNRTLERANYRLDQRNRKAMKQVSEFSRLDSARFARVYANIVTAKAASDSAINFLESIKQDLILRGKGYDPESHHLINAIDATIPTRRMIYDGVARQTKDVLFKTKAELLKLLGPEEQTMLDSVLVTTETITKADGRIYEWEKYYFDNVPLGAVVALLTKFQNDVRLAEALVINKHYELAENGISFVLAKRAASEDIFDFDTIMLEREDRGGNVFEVGEEAVYKVTMPDAPDEVVKSAVIYTYDQNNKIIDSFLFKEGVGEISLRTDEIGEFKIKGVVKYRYPDEGIGEGDQGEDQEKADAKEKEGESTFELNYSVVNPAKPLISSLDYEVLYIGVNNPLRVYHPDYSPENYNVSITQGKISYDGRNFYARVYRPGLVTVTLSVPDQGGGFKKVAVQEFKAEELPQPRAKLYNSYGGQMPASIFKKQRELHADIQGLKVDAKFRVIEFNVVYVNKAGLGIFREHVKGSYFTDKSLELINLAEPGDIYIFENIKIKGPDGRNIDVEPLVFTII, encoded by the coding sequence ATGAGAAGCACCAATCCGCTCAGACAAAAACTGATTAACCTCCTTTACCTGGTTTTGATCGGGATGATTGTGCTTAATCTGCCGGTGGAATTTATAGAAGCATTTACCGATCTGAACCGTACCCTGGAGCGGGCTAATTACCGGTTGGATCAGCGCAACAGGAAAGCCATGAAGCAGGTGAGTGAATTTTCTAGATTAGATTCAGCCCGCTTTGCCAGAGTCTATGCCAATATTGTTACGGCCAAGGCAGCCAGTGATTCGGCCATTAACTTCCTGGAAAGCATCAAACAGGATTTGATTTTAAGAGGCAAGGGCTACGACCCGGAAAGCCATCACCTGATTAATGCCATTGACGCCACTATCCCAACCCGAAGAATGATTTATGACGGGGTTGCCCGGCAAACCAAAGATGTACTTTTCAAAACCAAAGCGGAGTTGCTTAAGCTCCTGGGGCCTGAAGAGCAAACCATGCTGGATTCAGTACTTGTGACCACAGAAACCATAACCAAGGCGGACGGAAGAATATATGAATGGGAGAAATACTACTTTGACAACGTGCCGCTTGGCGCGGTGGTGGCGCTGCTCACAAAATTCCAGAATGATGTCCGACTGGCCGAGGCTTTGGTTATCAATAAACACTATGAACTTGCTGAAAACGGCATCAGCTTTGTTCTGGCCAAAAGAGCTGCCTCCGAAGATATTTTTGACTTTGATACCATCATGCTTGAACGGGAAGACCGTGGCGGTAATGTGTTTGAAGTAGGCGAGGAGGCCGTTTACAAAGTAACTATGCCCGATGCCCCTGACGAAGTGGTCAAATCCGCTGTGATTTATACCTATGACCAGAACAATAAAATCATTGACAGCTTTCTCTTCAAAGAAGGAGTGGGAGAAATCAGCCTGAGGACCGATGAAATAGGCGAATTTAAAATCAAAGGCGTAGTGAAGTACCGCTACCCAGATGAAGGTATTGGTGAAGGCGATCAGGGAGAAGATCAAGAGAAGGCTGATGCGAAGGAAAAAGAAGGCGAAAGCACCTTTGAACTAAACTATTCGGTAGTTAATCCGGCCAAGCCACTCATCTCCAGCCTGGATTATGAGGTACTCTATATCGGAGTAAACAACCCCCTGCGCGTTTATCATCCCGATTATTCCCCGGAAAACTACAACGTCTCTATCACGCAGGGAAAAATCAGCTATGACGGCCGTAATTTTTATGCCCGCGTTTACAGGCCGGGGTTGGTAACTGTTACCCTTTCGGTGCCCGACCAGGGAGGAGGTTTTAAGAAGGTTGCCGTCCAGGAGTTCAAGGCTGAAGAGCTGCCCCAACCCAGAGCCAAACTATATAATTCCTATGGCGGGCAAATGCCGGCAAGTATATTCAAAAAACAGCGAGAACTGCATGCAGATATCCAGGGATTAAAAGTAGATGCCAAGTTCCGGGTGATTGAGTTTAATGTTGTGTATGTAAACAAAGCCGGGCTGGGTATTTTCCGCGAACATGTGAAAGGGTCCTACTTTACAGATAAATCCCTGGAATTAATTAACTTAGCTGAACCGGGGGATATTTACATTTTTGAAAATATAAAGATAAAAGGGCCTGACGGCAGAAATATAGACGTGGAGCCGCTGGTCTTTACCATTATCTGA
- a CDS encoding membrane protein, with protein sequence MKAIKTVILLLCFMVTAMGQQVPIFSLYHENGYVLNPAITGSEGHAIINASYRQQWTNVEGAPRTITGGGRMPIYSKGDQFQRAGNFIGVGAYVMHDKTGPTFQFHGSLTCAYHISFAKINPFHWAAFLRKSHISLGLTASVTQYGLNASEFIPESANDPNVIAGDRSRILGNAGLGFYYYYDKFYIGFSAPQVIPWKLEYTYGTATSGIHKVNHLFLVVGGKIPFGKKELEKPRSGLRARQFVHRFYIEPMAWFRQVPGAPYQFDVYTRFRYKNTLWIGAGYRSMTNIVVDAGVMIKRQFKIGYAYDLSFSDIASYLGGSHEVFVSYHFNR encoded by the coding sequence ATGAAAGCGATTAAAACGGTCATACTCCTGCTGTGTTTCATGGTGACGGCTATGGGTCAGCAGGTTCCTATTTTCAGCTTGTATCATGAAAACGGATATGTATTGAATCCTGCAATTACCGGATCAGAGGGGCATGCTATTATCAATGCCTCCTATCGTCAGCAGTGGACGAATGTGGAAGGCGCCCCCCGTACTATCACCGGTGGAGGAAGAATGCCTATTTACAGCAAAGGCGATCAGTTTCAGCGGGCAGGAAATTTTATTGGCGTAGGAGCTTATGTAATGCATGATAAAACAGGTCCCACGTTTCAGTTTCATGGCAGCCTGACCTGTGCATACCATATTTCTTTTGCCAAGATAAATCCGTTTCACTGGGCTGCTTTTCTGAGAAAAAGCCATATCTCACTCGGGCTGACTGCTTCCGTGACACAATATGGCTTGAATGCTTCTGAATTTATTCCTGAAAGTGCCAACGACCCCAATGTAATTGCTGGTGACCGGTCCAGGATTCTGGGTAATGCCGGACTTGGATTTTATTATTACTATGACAAGTTTTACATTGGATTTTCAGCACCTCAGGTGATTCCCTGGAAACTGGAATATACTTATGGTACGGCTACATCAGGGATTCATAAGGTGAATCATTTATTTCTGGTTGTTGGCGGCAAGATACCATTTGGTAAGAAAGAGCTGGAAAAGCCCCGTAGCGGGCTACGTGCGAGACAATTTGTACACCGTTTTTATATTGAGCCGATGGCTTGGTTCAGGCAGGTGCCCGGTGCACCTTATCAGTTTGACGTGTACACCCGTTTCCGCTATAAGAATACGCTATGGATAGGTGCTGGCTACCGCTCCATGACTAACATTGTGGTTGACGCAGGCGTAATGATAAAAAGGCAATTTAAGATAGGGTATGCTTATGACCTTTCCTTTTC